Proteins encoded by one window of Lactobacillus paragasseri:
- a CDS encoding Rpn family recombination-promoting nuclease/putative transposase — protein MEPWFGFTEDKVFGMVMENKEFCKYLLEIIIPDLKIKKIDWLDKQVEINNSERKNEAKEVRLDVLVTDHEGRVFNIEMQTTDQDDIGRRMRYYLSRLDLRYTLNKGKTYRNLKDAYIIFFCNFKPKKDDKFYESYHTYSDQDRSKQLQEGVTKIIINSQVSAEGQSEDLKALAKLMNNEPVNLNKHFDYAQRRIKEINEDPETREKIMLYETRMLEREQAAAKIAGKVAYAEGRKDGVEQGKIDSAKIILENQLNSGRTLEKATEFVRNLKLISDKELEKIVTMYK, from the coding sequence ATTGAACCCTGGTTTGGGTTCACGGAAGATAAAGTTTTTGGGATGGTGATGGAAAATAAGGAATTCTGCAAGTATTTGCTTGAAATTATTATTCCAGATCTGAAAATTAAGAAAATAGACTGGCTAGATAAGCAAGTTGAGATTAATAATTCTGAGCGTAAGAACGAAGCTAAAGAAGTTAGACTTGATGTTTTGGTTACAGATCATGAAGGACGCGTGTTTAATATAGAAATGCAAACAACGGATCAGGATGATATTGGTAGACGCATGCGCTATTATCTTTCAAGACTTGATCTACGCTATACTTTAAATAAAGGCAAGACCTATCGAAATTTGAAAGACGCCTATATTATTTTTTTCTGTAATTTTAAGCCTAAGAAAGATGATAAATTTTATGAGTCTTATCATACTTATTCCGATCAAGATAGGTCAAAACAATTGCAGGAAGGTGTAACAAAGATTATCATTAATTCACAAGTTTCAGCTGAAGGGCAGAGTGAAGACTTAAAAGCCTTGGCTAAATTAATGAACAATGAACCTGTAAATTTAAATAAGCATTTCGATTACGCGCAAAGAAGAATTAAAGAAATCAACGAAGATCCGGAAACGAGGGAGAAGATTATGCTTTACGAAACAAGAATGCTAGAACGTGAACAGGCTGCTGCTAAAATAGCAGGGAAAGTAGCATATGCAGAAGGTAGAAAAGACGGTGTAGAACAAGGAAAAATTGATTCTGCCAAAATTATTCTCGAAAATCAACTGAATAGTGGCAGAACTTTAGAAAAAGCTACGGAATTTGTTAGAAATTTGAAACTGATTTCTGATAAAGAGCTAGAAAAGATCGTCACTATGTATAAATAA
- a CDS encoding L-lactate permease — MWINFLWALIPILWLIISLGIIGMSASRACTIGLIITIADAVLMFKQPLINTLSGALEGIIMGIWPIMYVILAALFVYQITTESGSMQTIETLLSSITTDKRILVLIIAWGFGGFLESIAGFGTAVAICAGILISLGLEPIQASVICLVANSTATAFGAIGLPVLTLAEVTNLNEVQLGFIVTLQLVILVILVPFILVILTGKSVKALKGIVFITLMSGVGMAIPQVIIAKFTGAELPALVGSLFSILITVWLTKRKTGAVEEVENESISEIIKACSPFILVFVFVLLASSLCPPVNNFLTSVTTHLHVYLGKNPNDLPINWLSSPGTLILLAGLIGGKIQGLSFNKMFKILVNVLKTIGMTTVTVCAIVGLAKVMVYAGMTNALALALVSLLGPAYPLFAPLIGALGTFLTGSATSANVLFGNLQYSAAQSLGVSKYWIVASNMTGATAGMLSPQNIAVATGAINKEGLEGKILKETVKWGSLYLLITCVFLYLVGLFAKLV, encoded by the coding sequence ATGTGGATAAATTTCTTATGGGCATTGATACCAATTCTTTGGTTAATAATCTCGCTTGGAATTATTGGGATGTCTGCTTCAAGAGCATGTACGATTGGATTAATTATTACGATCGCGGACGCTGTTTTAATGTTTAAACAACCCTTAATTAATACTCTTTCTGGAGCTTTGGAAGGTATTATAATGGGAATTTGGCCAATTATGTATGTAATTTTGGCGGCGCTTTTTGTCTACCAGATTACAACTGAATCAGGGAGTATGCAGACGATTGAAACGTTGCTATCGTCTATTACCACTGATAAAAGAATTTTAGTGTTAATAATTGCCTGGGGCTTTGGGGGATTTCTTGAGTCGATTGCTGGCTTTGGTACAGCAGTGGCAATCTGTGCTGGTATTTTGATTTCATTAGGCTTAGAGCCAATTCAAGCATCTGTAATTTGCTTAGTTGCTAATAGTACAGCAACGGCCTTTGGAGCAATTGGCTTGCCGGTTTTGACATTAGCTGAAGTAACTAATCTTAATGAGGTGCAATTGGGCTTTATTGTAACTTTACAGCTGGTCATTTTGGTTATTTTAGTACCGTTTATCTTGGTAATTCTTACTGGTAAAAGTGTTAAAGCACTTAAGGGAATTGTCTTTATTACTTTAATGTCAGGAGTAGGAATGGCAATTCCGCAAGTTATTATTGCTAAGTTTACCGGTGCAGAACTTCCAGCTTTAGTGGGATCATTGTTCTCAATTTTAATTACAGTGTGGCTCACAAAGCGAAAAACTGGTGCAGTAGAAGAAGTAGAAAATGAAAGTATTAGCGAGATTATAAAAGCTTGCTCGCCATTCATCTTAGTATTTGTTTTTGTTTTACTTGCTTCGTCCCTTTGTCCACCTGTGAATAACTTCTTAACTAGTGTAACTACCCATTTACATGTTTATTTAGGAAAGAATCCAAATGATCTTCCAATTAACTGGCTTTCTTCTCCAGGAACATTAATTTTATTAGCTGGCTTAATTGGTGGAAAAATCCAGGGTTTAAGCTTTAATAAAATGTTCAAAATTCTTGTCAATGTTTTAAAGACAATTGGCATGACGACTGTTACAGTGTGTGCAATTGTTGGTTTAGCTAAAGTAATGGTTTATGCGGGGATGACAAATGCCTTGGCTTTGGCCTTAGTAAGTTTGCTTGGACCAGCTTACCCATTATTTGCACCGTTAATTGGAGCACTTGGTACATTTTTAACAGGGTCTGCTACTTCAGCTAATGTCTTGTTTGGTAATTTACAATATTCGGCTGCTCAATCTTTGGGTGTAAGTAAGTACTGGATTGTAGCGTCGAATATGACAGGAGCTACGGCAGGGATGCTATCACCGCAGAATATTGCAGTAGCTACTGGTGCGATTAATAAAGAAGGCTTAGAGGGAAAAATTTTGAAGGAAACCGTTAAGTGGGGAAGCTTATACTTGTTGATTACTTGTGTATTTCTTTATTTAGTTGGTTTGTTTGCTAAATTGGTGTAA
- a CDS encoding metal ABC transporter permease: protein MFAYDFMRYAFLASTFIAITCGIVGVYVVARGFSFLAHTLSEIGFAGAAFAVWIGWVPLWGMVLFTLLGSISVGELSMKSDQKESAISAISALFIGLGVLFLAIAGGNSRYATNILFGSIIGVDREGVIQLVILSLFVLAIIFLVLRQLNYDSFDHVGAISHHINTSLVSVVFLIALALAVSIGAQVVGSLLVFILLTLPSSSARYLGKTIPAMLYWSVGIALVGVWAGLVLGYVTNLPVTFFISIIEVGIYLFVYGVHAIKK from the coding sequence ATGTTTGCGTATGATTTTATGCGTTATGCATTTCTAGCTAGTACCTTTATTGCCATTACTTGTGGAATAGTCGGTGTATATGTTGTGGCTAGAGGATTTTCATTTTTAGCCCATACTCTTTCAGAAATTGGCTTTGCTGGGGCTGCTTTCGCAGTGTGGATTGGCTGGGTTCCTTTATGGGGAATGGTTCTCTTTACCTTGCTTGGTTCAATTAGCGTTGGTGAATTATCAATGAAAAGCGACCAGAAGGAATCCGCAATAAGTGCAATTTCAGCCTTATTCATTGGCCTAGGTGTGCTATTTTTGGCTATTGCTGGTGGTAATAGTCGCTATGCTACTAATATCTTGTTTGGCTCAATTATTGGCGTTGATAGAGAGGGAGTTATTCAATTAGTTATCCTGTCTCTCTTTGTTTTAGCAATCATTTTCTTAGTTTTAAGACAGTTGAATTATGATTCGTTTGACCATGTTGGTGCAATTAGCCATCATATTAATACCAGTTTAGTTTCGGTAGTATTTTTAATCGCCTTGGCCTTAGCTGTTTCAATTGGTGCGCAAGTTGTTGGATCATTATTGGTCTTTATCTTATTAACTTTGCCGTCTTCAAGTGCCCGCTATTTAGGCAAAACAATCCCGGCTATGTTATATTGGTCAGTTGGGATTGCCTTAGTTGGTGTTTGGGCAGGATTAGTTTTAGGATATGTAACTAATTTGCCAGTGACTTTCTTTATTTCAATTATTGAAGTTGGAATTTATTTATTCGTTTATGGCGTACATGCAATTAAAAAGTAA